The Candidatus Zixiibacteriota bacterium genome window below encodes:
- a CDS encoding manganese efflux pump MntP family protein: protein MTFLEILMIAIALAMDAFTVAMAIGLHLSVRGNIHPRQYFRLGFHFGLFQFFMPILGWLAGSTISSYIKAFDHWIAMILLTYIGVKLIREGGKSEEYARPDPTKGVSLVVLSIATSIDALAMGLSLALLGTTIIYPSMIIGVVALLFTLAGLSLGNKIGLKWRQKIAWLGGLILIGIGLKILIEHMFS, encoded by the coding sequence ATGACTTTTTTGGAAATATTAATGATAGCTATAGCCCTGGCAATGGATGCCTTTACCGTTGCCATGGCCATCGGTCTGCACCTTTCAGTCAGGGGCAATATTCATCCCCGACAATATTTTCGGCTTGGATTTCATTTTGGACTGTTTCAGTTTTTCATGCCGATTTTAGGCTGGCTGGCCGGATCGACAATCAGTTCATACATAAAAGCGTTTGACCATTGGATTGCCATGATCTTACTGACATATATCGGTGTTAAATTAATTCGCGAGGGCGGCAAATCAGAAGAATACGCCCGGCCCGATCCAACCAAAGGCGTATCGCTGGTCGTTCTTTCGATAGCGACTTCGATTGACGCCCTGGCCATGGGTCTATCTCTGGCGCTTCTTGGAACTACCATTATTTACCCATCTATGATTATTGGTGTTGTGGCGTTGCTCTTTACCCTGGCCGGTTTATCGCTGGGCAATAAAATCGGTCTCAAATGGAGACAAAAAATAGCCTGGTTGGGGGGCTTGATTCTCATTGGCATCGGTCTTAAAATTCTTATCGAGCATATGTTTAGCTAA
- a CDS encoding ABC transporter permease, which produces MKLSILLNVFIRDFKKQRKRMLLTLVAILWGTMAIMLLLAYGEGMRTQFSKNLSGLGEGIVILWGGQTSIPYQGYGKGRRISLLPEDVDYLTRRMPELDMVAAEYIRWGALIKYKDKILNERINGLYPVYQHVRNFIPEMGGRMINDLDMKYRRRVAFLGNDLKDRLFGPEIPVEDVVGETIYIYTTPYTVIGVMKPKIQMSSYTGQDEDVIAIPATTFHTILGDPWLDNIIFKPKDGLSFKQIEKKLFEVMGAKYKFDPADDAALSTWDLVEEREITMAIFMGIQIFLGFIGALTLLIASVGVANIMYVSIKERTREIGVKMAMGAKKIYILTQFMIEALGITFVGGGFGMLTAYVLTELFKMAPIESEVLDFMGRPTVSLEIGITVTLILGLLGFIAGLFPAIKAASVNPTEALRYE; this is translated from the coding sequence ATGAAACTATCAATTTTACTAAATGTTTTTATTCGGGATTTCAAAAAACAGCGAAAGCGGATGCTTTTGACGTTGGTTGCTATCCTCTGGGGTACCATGGCGATTATGTTGCTTTTAGCCTACGGCGAAGGCATGCGAACACAGTTTTCCAAAAACCTCAGCGGATTGGGAGAAGGAATTGTCATCCTCTGGGGCGGGCAAACTTCGATTCCTTATCAGGGATACGGCAAAGGCCGCCGCATTTCTTTGTTGCCAGAAGATGTGGATTACCTTACCAGACGTATGCCGGAACTTGATATGGTTGCCGCCGAATATATACGCTGGGGTGCACTCATAAAATATAAAGATAAAATCCTCAATGAACGAATTAACGGTCTTTATCCGGTCTATCAGCATGTTCGCAACTTCATTCCCGAAATGGGCGGGCGCATGATTAATGATCTGGATATGAAATACCGCCGACGAGTCGCCTTTTTGGGCAATGATCTCAAAGATCGATTATTCGGCCCGGAAATCCCCGTGGAAGATGTCGTCGGCGAGACAATATATATTTACACCACTCCTTATACCGTTATCGGGGTGATGAAACCGAAAATTCAAATGAGCTCGTATACGGGCCAGGATGAAGATGTCATCGCTATTCCGGCGACCACTTTCCATACTATCCTTGGTGATCCATGGCTGGATAACATAATCTTTAAGCCCAAAGACGGACTATCATTCAAACAAATTGAAAAAAAACTATTCGAAGTCATGGGCGCCAAATATAAATTCGATCCGGCCGATGACGCCGCGCTGTCAACCTGGGATTTAGTTGAGGAACGCGAAATTACTATGGCTATCTTTATGGGCATTCAGATTTTCCTTGGTTTTATCGGAGCTCTGACTCTTTTGATAGCTTCCGTCGGCGTTGCCAACATAATGTATGTATCTATCAAAGAGCGAACGCGCGAAATCGGCGTCAAAATGGCCATGGGAGCCAAAAAAATCTACATCCTGACTCAGTTTATGATAGAAGCTCTGGGAATTACATTTGTTGGCGGAGGTTTCGGAATGCTCACAGCTTATGTCCTTACCGAACTTTTCAAAATGGCTCCGATCGAATCGGAAGTATTGGATTTTATGGGACGACCAACCGTCTCTTTGGAAATTGGAATAACCGTAACCCTTATTCTGGGATTACTCGGTTTTATTGCCGGATTGTTTCCGGCTATCAAAGCGGCGTCGGTGAATCCGACCGAAGCGCTACGATATGAATAA
- a CDS encoding heavy metal-binding domain-containing protein → MIITTTPTIQGKEIREYLGVVTGEAIMGANVFKDLFASITDIVGGRSGTYEKELQRARKIAIDEMIVEARGIGGDAIVGIDLDYEVIREGMLMVAVSGTAVKM, encoded by the coding sequence ATGATTATCACTACAACCCCAACAATTCAGGGCAAGGAAATCCGGGAATACCTGGGCGTTGTCACCGGGGAAGCTATTATGGGCGCCAACGTTTTCAAAGACTTATTCGCCTCGATTACCGATATCGTCGGCGGACGGTCGGGAACTTATGAAAAGGAATTGCAAAGAGCCCGCAAAATCGCTATTGACGAGATGATAGTCGAGGCGCGAGGTATAGGCGGCGACGCCATAGTCGGTATCGATCTCGATTATGAAGTCATCCGTGAAGGGATGCTGATGGTGGCGGTATCCGGTACGGCCGTAAAAATGTAA
- a CDS encoding efflux RND transporter periplasmic adaptor subunit: protein MFKKIIIIAVSVTILGVSLFFLVRNGNASKENNFNTVACTKGDIIDKALAVGTIVPREEIAVKSNISGIVKKLHVDIGDVVKIGDPLLDIAPDPTPLEYAETKRQVEISEVTYENSKRELDRVKALTDKNLIAKQEYETAKSKFDEMELRLNLAQEKLALIESGQTKIAGRVIENVIKSSIDGTVLTRNVNVGDPIVPLTSFQAGTELMLMADMTDLMFKGRVDEIDVGKLYEGMPVEIKIGALPEAKVLGTLTKVSPKAHQDQGSTVFAIEIVLMEVENTELRAGYSANADIIITKKEDILLIPERLINFANDTAYVEIQDSLGMPLKIVLEVGLSDGINIEVVDGLSEEQLVVERPPKEIE from the coding sequence ATGTTCAAAAAAATTATAATTATCGCTGTCAGTGTTACTATTCTGGGAGTATCATTGTTCTTTTTAGTCAGGAATGGAAACGCTTCCAAAGAAAATAATTTTAATACCGTGGCGTGCACCAAAGGTGATATCATCGATAAAGCCCTGGCGGTAGGAACGATTGTGCCCCGCGAAGAAATCGCCGTCAAATCCAACATTTCCGGAATCGTCAAGAAGCTGCATGTGGATATCGGCGATGTCGTGAAAATAGGCGATCCTCTTCTTGATATCGCCCCCGACCCGACACCGCTCGAATATGCCGAAACTAAACGCCAGGTTGAAATCAGCGAAGTTACTTACGAAAATTCGAAGCGCGAGCTCGACCGCGTCAAGGCTCTGACGGATAAAAATCTAATCGCCAAACAGGAGTATGAAACGGCCAAGTCAAAATTCGATGAGATGGAGTTGCGGTTGAACCTGGCGCAAGAAAAACTGGCCCTGATTGAAAGCGGTCAGACAAAGATTGCTGGACGCGTCATTGAAAACGTGATTAAATCATCAATTGATGGTACGGTCCTGACCCGAAACGTCAATGTCGGCGATCCGATAGTGCCGTTGACCAGTTTCCAGGCCGGAACCGAATTGATGCTCATGGCCGATATGACCGATTTGATGTTCAAAGGCCGGGTTGATGAAATTGACGTCGGTAAATTGTATGAAGGAATGCCGGTCGAAATAAAAATCGGAGCCCTCCCGGAAGCTAAAGTATTGGGTACGCTGACCAAAGTATCTCCCAAGGCGCATCAGGATCAGGGATCGACGGTTTTTGCCATTGAAATTGTATTAATGGAAGTCGAAAACACGGAACTACGCGCCGGGTATTCGGCCAATGCCGATATTATCATCACCAAAAAAGAAGATATCCTGCTCATCCCGGAAAGGTTAATTAATTTTGCAAACGATACCGCTTATGTTGAAATTCAGGATAGTCTCGGCATGCCCCTTAAAATCGTTCTGGAGGTAGGACTCTCCGATGGAATCAATATTGAAGTTGTTGATGGATTATCCGAAGAACAATTGGTCGTTGAACGACCGCCTAAAGAGATCGAATAA
- a CDS encoding S8 family serine peptidase, translated as MTIRSAIYHLIGFLAFAFACALFASAVLAGEISSGLESKIQTNKTNAMIRVVIVPKSEHNQAAFKSSLNANFKKLSDRRRAAIEQLKENAEKSQQPLKSILNSFVNNGQARNIKYFWIDNLIEAEIRSDKLKILANNSFIKSIEAYPEIEPVPAPKSGIESLSTSVGVEINLSAINADSAWALGYDGSGRIVCSFDSGVDGDHPALSSNYRGNKGYSARECWYPGIDTSTYPHDFPEAGSSRAHGTNTTGIMVGHDDATGDTIGVAPGADWIAALAIDVPGASIFDAFQWAADPDGNPNTVTDIPDVINHSYGIKDIGCSELFWGVIDNLEDGLGIVNVFSAGNEGTTANAIRSPANRAEDSITNFAIGAVYAPDSSIWSASSRGPSNCDGVSIKPNVVAPGQSVRSCEPNNVYAIRSGTSAAAPHVSGAVAILRQKNPDATVDEIKTALLNSAHDLGTAGPDNTYGWGLIDIVKALEELTMLTTPSLQVKGFDIPHINPGDQLDLTMTIKNIGADAFNVTADFSNPESGVNLITSQISFGAIGRNGSATGGSLLMISFDNSIEINRYYIVDMLITADGGYSKVQTLKFYVCSRGERSYYDHQNETIAFTISNYGVFGFNDNSYTPLGYSGFQFGSAINDMYEGAFLIGTDSAHVSDGAHNVAQELDSDFFVTGGGTIQSTTSGIYADQETVSSFDDSYAENPLGISIVQKSYAWNSAPDDKFIILEYIITNNNITDITGLYAGLYFDWDINVFSQNHGRPVDSEDMGYVCWASASDSSDFRGVRILNPEGMFNHEILISPVETYGSFFHEGLKFRGLATDFRPFYNGVVDAAHITSTGPFSLSPGQSDTAAFAIVGGDAWDDFIANAQRAQVVYDLLPTDVDDDNPILPGTFALYQNFPNPFNPATTISFSLPKSGNVKIEVFDILGRVVKTLDNKKYPAGRHEVVWDGMDGSGQAVASGIYLYRVSHDNTSLTRKMVLLK; from the coding sequence ATGACTATACGTTCGGCAATATATCATCTAATCGGATTTCTGGCCTTTGCTTTTGCCTGCGCGCTTTTTGCTTCGGCGGTATTGGCGGGAGAAATATCTTCCGGGCTTGAGAGTAAAATTCAAACGAATAAGACAAACGCAATGATTCGGGTTGTTATCGTCCCGAAATCTGAGCATAATCAAGCCGCATTTAAATCATCCTTGAACGCAAATTTCAAGAAGTTATCTGATCGCCGCCGGGCGGCCATAGAACAATTGAAAGAAAACGCCGAAAAGTCCCAACAGCCGCTTAAAAGCATCCTGAATAGCTTCGTGAATAACGGACAGGCAAGAAATATAAAATATTTTTGGATTGATAATTTAATCGAGGCCGAGATTCGGTCCGATAAATTGAAAATTCTGGCAAATAACTCATTTATTAAATCTATTGAGGCTTATCCTGAAATTGAACCTGTCCCGGCTCCGAAAAGCGGGATTGAATCTCTGTCTACATCGGTCGGGGTTGAGATCAATCTTTCTGCAATTAACGCTGATTCGGCCTGGGCTTTGGGTTATGATGGAAGCGGACGGATTGTATGCAGTTTTGACAGCGGGGTTGACGGAGACCATCCGGCGTTATCGAGTAATTATCGTGGTAATAAAGGCTATTCGGCGCGGGAATGCTGGTATCCCGGAATCGATACTTCCACCTATCCTCATGATTTTCCCGAAGCCGGATCATCGCGGGCGCATGGAACGAACACAACCGGAATTATGGTCGGCCATGATGACGCCACCGGCGATACAATCGGCGTCGCGCCCGGCGCGGACTGGATTGCCGCGCTGGCCATTGACGTTCCCGGAGCTTCGATTTTCGACGCTTTTCAATGGGCGGCTGACCCGGACGGTAATCCCAATACCGTGACCGATATTCCTGACGTCATCAATCACAGCTACGGCATAAAAGATATCGGATGCAGCGAATTATTCTGGGGTGTAATTGACAACCTCGAAGACGGTCTGGGTATTGTCAATGTCTTTTCGGCGGGCAATGAAGGAACTACTGCCAACGCTATTCGCAGCCCTGCCAATCGGGCTGAGGATTCGATTACTAATTTCGCTATCGGCGCGGTTTACGCGCCCGATTCATCGATCTGGTCCGCTTCGTCACGAGGACCGTCAAACTGTGATGGAGTTTCCATCAAACCGAACGTGGTCGCTCCGGGACAGTCGGTGCGTTCATGCGAGCCGAATAACGTTTACGCTATCCGCAGCGGAACTTCGGCGGCGGCTCCGCATGTATCGGGAGCGGTGGCTATTTTACGCCAGAAAAATCCTGACGCGACAGTTGATGAAATCAAGACGGCTTTATTAAATTCGGCTCATGATCTGGGGACGGCGGGACCGGATAATACTTACGGATGGGGCCTGATTGATATTGTTAAAGCTCTCGAAGAACTTACGATGTTGACCACTCCGTCATTGCAGGTCAAAGGATTTGATATCCCTCATATTAACCCCGGTGATCAACTTGACTTGACCATGACGATCAAGAATATCGGCGCCGATGCTTTCAATGTCACCGCTGATTTTTCAAATCCCGAGTCGGGTGTAAATCTTATAACCAGCCAGATAAGTTTCGGGGCAATCGGCCGTAATGGTTCCGCTACAGGAGGATCGCTCCTCATGATTTCTTTTGATAATTCGATTGAAATCAATCGCTACTATATTGTTGATATGCTTATTACCGCCGACGGTGGGTACAGCAAAGTGCAAACGCTGAAATTCTATGTCTGTTCGCGCGGCGAACGGTCATATTATGATCATCAAAATGAAACCATCGCCTTTACTATCTCCAATTATGGCGTGTTTGGGTTCAATGACAATTCATATACTCCACTGGGATATTCCGGTTTTCAATTCGGCAGTGCCATCAATGATATGTATGAGGGTGCCTTTTTAATCGGAACCGATTCGGCCCACGTCTCGGATGGCGCTCACAATGTCGCCCAGGAACTCGACAGCGATTTCTTTGTAACCGGGGGTGGGACGATTCAATCGACGACATCGGGTATTTATGCCGATCAGGAAACGGTTTCGTCATTTGATGATAGTTATGCCGAAAATCCTCTGGGGATTTCCATCGTTCAGAAAAGCTACGCCTGGAATTCGGCTCCGGATGATAAGTTTATTATCCTCGAATATATCATCACCAACAACAACATCACTGATATAACCGGATTGTATGCCGGACTTTATTTCGACTGGGATATCAACGTCTTCAGCCAGAATCACGGCCGTCCGGTCGATAGCGAAGATATGGGATATGTTTGCTGGGCCTCAGCTTCCGATTCATCCGACTTCCGGGGCGTGAGGATTCTTAATCCGGAGGGGATGTTCAATCATGAAATTTTGATAAGTCCGGTCGAAACCTACGGCAGCTTTTTCCATGAAGGATTGAAATTTCGCGGACTGGCGACCGATTTTCGGCCATTTTATAACGGAGTAGTTGACGCAGCGCATATAACTTCGACCGGCCCGTTTTCTCTGAGTCCGGGACAATCGGATACGGCCGCCTTCGCTATTGTCGGCGGCGATGCCTGGGATGATTTTATTGCCAACGCTCAGCGAGCGCAAGTTGTGTATGATTTGCTGCCGACCGACGTCGATGACGATAATCCGATATTGCCAGGGACGTTCGCGCTATATCAGAATTTCCCCAATCCGTTTAATCCGGCGACTACGATTTCATTTTCTCTGCCCAAATCAGGCAATGTAAAAATCGAGGTGTTTGATATTTTGGGACGAGTTGTAAAAACTCTGGATAATAAGAAATATCCCGCCGGTCGTCATGAGGTTGTCTGGGATGGTATGGACGGGAGCGGTCAAGCTGTTGCCAGCGGAATTTATCTGTACCGAGTATCGCATGATAACACCAGCCTGACGCGCAAGATGGTACTTTTGAAGTGA
- a CDS encoding spore germination protein GerW family protein — translation MPNNVMEVISGIVGELKQIASAESIIGEAVTVGDKTVIPIVKVSVGFGAGGGEGEKEKTGGGYGAGGGGGCIIEPAAFIIMDETGISLLPAKPGKIDSIVEAIPGVVNKIMKLKNKLKKSDDGDSGEDAESADE, via the coding sequence ATGCCTAATAACGTCATGGAAGTCATCTCCGGCATCGTCGGAGAACTAAAACAGATCGCCAGCGCCGAATCGATCATCGGCGAAGCGGTCACGGTCGGAGACAAAACCGTTATTCCAATCGTCAAAGTATCGGTCGGTTTCGGAGCCGGCGGGGGCGAAGGCGAAAAGGAAAAAACCGGCGGCGGATACGGAGCCGGTGGCGGCGGCGGATGTATCATCGAACCGGCCGCGTTTATTATTATGGATGAAACCGGCATTTCCCTGCTTCCTGCAAAACCGGGTAAAATCGATTCCATCGTCGAAGCCATCCCCGGAGTCGTCAACAAAATTATGAAGCTCAAGAATAAACTCAAAAAATCGGATGACGGCGATTCGGGCGAAGACGCGGAGAGCGCCGACGAATAA
- a CDS encoding ABC transporter ATP-binding protein: MLKMNGIKKAYQTGKIHFEALRGLDLEIKENEFIAIVGPSGSGKSTLMNLMGCLDTPTEGEYYFDGELVPAMSSNQLAEIRNRKVGFVFQAFNLLAYASAYENVELPLLYAGLNGKERKQRVTHVLTQVGLADKMANKPTEMSGGEMQRVAIARALGNNAKLILADEPTGNLDSKSGREIVNIFEDLWKKGHTIIIITHDTSIANRTQRVINLKDGLVDNDKLNGNGIASTRVA, from the coding sequence ATGTTAAAAATGAATGGCATAAAAAAAGCGTATCAAACCGGCAAAATTCACTTTGAGGCGTTGCGCGGATTAGACCTGGAAATCAAGGAAAACGAATTTATCGCTATCGTCGGTCCGTCCGGTTCGGGGAAATCAACCCTGATGAATTTGATGGGTTGTCTCGATACTCCAACCGAGGGCGAATATTATTTTGATGGGGAACTCGTTCCTGCCATGTCATCCAATCAACTGGCTGAAATTCGCAACCGCAAAGTCGGATTTGTTTTTCAGGCGTTTAACCTGTTGGCTTATGCGAGCGCATATGAAAACGTCGAACTGCCTCTGCTTTATGCCGGGTTAAACGGCAAAGAACGAAAACAGCGGGTCACACATGTTTTGACCCAGGTCGGCCTGGCCGATAAGATGGCCAACAAGCCGACCGAAATGTCTGGCGGCGAGATGCAGCGAGTGGCTATTGCCAGAGCGTTGGGGAACAACGCCAAGTTGATTTTGGCCGACGAGCCGACCGGAAACCTCGATAGTAAATCAGGCCGGGAAATCGTAAATATTTTCGAAGACCTCTGGAAAAAAGGCCACACGATTATTATAATTACCCACGACACGAGTATCGCCAACCGAACCCAGCGCGTGATAAATCTGAAAGACGGCCTTGTGGATAACGATAAATTAAACGGCAATGGAATTGCCTCGACCAGGGTTGCTTAA
- a CDS encoding Smr/MutS family protein — MCEENQDSIKYPIDGTLDLHQFQPKDIADVVKEYIKCCLEKKIYTLRIIHGKGIGVQREIVKSILKKHPAVVSFRHESGSGGGWGATVVDLKSD, encoded by the coding sequence ATGTGTGAAGAAAATCAGGACAGCATCAAATATCCCATCGACGGCACGCTCGATTTGCATCAGTTCCAACCCAAAGACATCGCCGATGTCGTCAAAGAATATATTAAATGTTGTCTGGAGAAAAAGATTTACACCCTGCGCATCATTCACGGTAAGGGTATCGGAGTTCAGCGAGAAATCGTCAAATCAATATTGAAGAAGCATCCGGCCGTCGTGTCGTTCCGACATGAAAGCGGTTCCGGCGGCGGCTGGGGCGCGACGGTAGTCGATTTGAAAAGTGATTGA
- a CDS encoding ABC transporter permease: MLPLLSIKQFLQDLRNQKLRTLMTMFGILWGTVSIILLMAFGTGMSEYHMRKARGLGENIAIIWPGITSEPWKGLPRGRRIPFTSEDVARIKESNPLVKLISPEFPAHNVMLKSHRNNMRAQVIGVWPEFHEMRNIFPQAGGRFINDRDVSEKRRVVFIGDELAEKLYPGEDPIGQTMQIRGTPFVIIGVMQTKEQNSSYGGRDKRMAYIPSTTFHTMFSRRYPNNMVLEAIDDKSIEGAVSGVYRYLAAKYNFNPDDTEALSVWDVTEGFKFLNTFFLAFRLFLVGTGCLTLITGGIGVTNIMNVVLEERTKEIGIKMALGAKKRTIMSQFIFETILLTGLGGAIGFGIAYGIVTAFSFLDQNSEVIKNLGVPTMHTAENIAAVSILGLIAFLAGFFPARRAANLEPVKALKLF; the protein is encoded by the coding sequence ATGTTACCGCTGTTATCTATCAAGCAATTTCTTCAGGATTTGCGTAATCAAAAACTGCGTACGCTTATGACCATGTTTGGCATTCTGTGGGGAACGGTATCAATCATTCTCCTTATGGCCTTCGGCACCGGAATGTCCGAATATCATATGCGAAAGGCGCGGGGTTTGGGTGAAAATATCGCTATAATCTGGCCCGGTATCACATCCGAACCCTGGAAAGGCTTGCCCCGGGGCAGAAGAATTCCGTTCACCTCAGAAGATGTCGCCCGTATCAAAGAATCCAATCCGCTTGTAAAACTTATTTCTCCCGAATTTCCGGCCCATAACGTGATGCTAAAATCGCATCGCAATAATATGCGGGCCCAGGTTATTGGCGTCTGGCCGGAATTCCATGAAATGCGGAATATCTTCCCTCAAGCCGGAGGTCGCTTCATAAATGATCGGGACGTAAGCGAAAAACGTCGCGTGGTTTTTATCGGAGATGAACTGGCCGAAAAATTGTATCCTGGCGAAGATCCTATCGGACAGACGATGCAGATTCGAGGCACTCCGTTCGTTATCATCGGCGTCATGCAAACCAAAGAACAAAACAGCAGCTACGGCGGACGAGACAAGCGCATGGCCTATATTCCCTCGACGACTTTCCACACTATGTTCTCTCGCCGTTATCCAAATAACATGGTTCTTGAGGCTATTGATGACAAATCAATCGAGGGCGCTGTAAGCGGCGTCTATCGCTATTTGGCGGCCAAATATAATTTCAACCCGGACGACACCGAAGCTCTTTCAGTTTGGGACGTAACCGAAGGATTCAAATTTTTGAATACGTTCTTTCTCGCTTTTCGCCTTTTTTTAGTCGGTACCGGATGCCTGACTTTGATAACCGGTGGTATCGGCGTAACCAACATCATGAATGTCGTTCTTGAAGAACGTACCAAAGAGATTGGCATAAAGATGGCTCTGGGAGCAAAAAAGCGGACGATTATGTCACAGTTTATTTTCGAGACAATTCTCCTGACCGGTTTGGGTGGAGCCATTGGATTTGGAATTGCATACGGCATCGTCACAGCTTTTTCGTTTTTAGATCAAAATTCGGAAGTCATAAAAAACCTCGGCGTACCAACGATGCATACTGCCGAAAATATCGCCGCCGTAAGCATTCTTGGATTAATCGCCTTTTTGGCCGGATTTTTCCCGGCCCGCCGGGCGGCTAATCTGGAACCGGTGAAAGCCCTGAAACTATTTTAG